From one Anaerolineae bacterium genomic stretch:
- a CDS encoding Gfo/Idh/MocA family oxidoreductase: protein MINVAVVGSGYWGKNLVRNFAELGALHTICDKNTATLKSFQEKYPDKKFQTSFEAILENPAIDAVVIATPAETHFELAKRALSAGKHTFVEKPLAIVGGEAEELHRIARDRNLKLMVGHILLYHPAIIKLKEIVDSGELGKINYIYSNRLNLGKFRSEENILWSFAPHDISVILHLLEEMPTQVMAQGGNYLNRDIADVTMSMLSFKSGVKGHIFVSWLHPDKEQKLVVVGDKKMAVFDDTLSEGKLQIHDKGVEWVNRRPVARKNKAQIVPIESDEPLKAECAHFLECIESDRTPKTDGNNGIQVLKVLNACQESLEHQGAVIDMNGSSHSESFFAHETSVIDAPCRIGKETKIWHFSHIMSGAEIGGGCNIGQNVVISSGAKIGRNVKIQNNVSVYKGVTLEDDVFCGPSMVFTNVINPRSNISRKHEFKKTLVKKGATIGANATIVCGHTIGSYAFIGAGAVVTKDVPDYALVLGNPARISGWICECGHQIQFQDGIALCNDCGKQYSQSEEGVKHVEHGWCS, encoded by the coding sequence ATGATTAATGTTGCAGTAGTTGGATCCGGGTACTGGGGGAAAAATTTAGTTCGCAATTTTGCCGAACTGGGTGCGCTTCACACGATTTGTGACAAAAACACCGCGACCCTCAAATCGTTTCAGGAGAAATATCCGGATAAAAAGTTTCAAACCTCCTTTGAGGCAATACTGGAGAATCCCGCGATAGACGCTGTAGTTATCGCCACGCCGGCAGAAACCCATTTTGAGTTAGCTAAAAGGGCCTTATCGGCAGGCAAGCATACGTTTGTGGAAAAACCGCTGGCCATTGTAGGTGGTGAGGCTGAAGAGCTCCACCGGATTGCACGCGACCGCAATCTTAAACTGATGGTAGGGCACATACTTCTCTATCATCCGGCCATCATCAAGCTTAAGGAGATTGTTGATTCGGGTGAGTTGGGCAAAATCAATTACATTTATTCCAACAGGCTCAATCTGGGCAAATTTCGCAGCGAAGAAAACATCCTGTGGAGCTTTGCCCCCCACGATATTTCGGTCATTCTCCATCTATTGGAAGAGATGCCGACACAGGTCATGGCCCAGGGCGGCAATTATTTAAACAGGGATATTGCCGACGTGACCATGAGCATGCTTTCTTTCAAAAGCGGGGTTAAGGGGCATATCTTTGTCAGTTGGCTGCATCCTGACAAAGAACAGAAACTTGTGGTCGTGGGCGACAAAAAAATGGCGGTCTTTGATGATACCCTGTCCGAAGGCAAGCTCCAGATACATGATAAGGGGGTTGAATGGGTGAACCGCCGGCCTGTTGCCAGAAAAAATAAAGCGCAAATCGTTCCAATTGAATCTGACGAACCCCTTAAGGCAGAATGTGCCCACTTCCTGGAGTGCATCGAATCTGACAGAACACCAAAAACAGATGGAAACAACGGAATCCAGGTACTGAAGGTGTTAAACGCCTGCCAGGAATCTCTGGAACATCAGGGGGCTGTCATTGACATGAACGGTAGCTCCCATTCGGAATCGTTTTTTGCGCATGAAACATCCGTTATTGATGCGCCATGCCGGATTGGAAAAGAAACAAAAATATGGCATTTCAGCCACATCATGTCCGGCGCTGAAATAGGAGGGGGATGCAACATTGGGCAAAATGTGGTCATCTCTTCCGGCGCTAAAATAGGCCGCAACGTCAAAATCCAGAACAATGTCTCAGTTTACAAAGGAGTGACCCTTGAAGATGATGTCTTTTGCGGTCCTTCCATGGTCTTCACCAATGTTATCAATCCACGGAGTAATATTTCCAGAAAACACGAATTCAAAAAAACCCTGGTCAAAAAGGGCGCAACTATCGGGGCCAATGCCACCATCGTATGCGGGCACACCATAGGTAGCTACGCTTTTATCGGCGCAGGAGCGGTGGTGACCAAAGATGTGCCGGATTACGCCCTTGTACTCGGCAACCCGGCAAGGATTTCCGGCTGGATATGCGAGTGTGGTCATCAAATACAATTCCAGGATGGAATTGCCCTCTGTAATGACTGCGGAAAGCAATATAGCCAGAGCGAGGAAGGGGTTAAACACGTTGAACATGGATGGTGTAGTTAA
- the lon gene encoding endopeptidase La, giving the protein MTEQLLHDGIGAKTVPEVLPVLPLIDTALFPKMVVPVIAMQKESVQLVDEAMSKDRIIGLIIAKEMKIKSSYTPDDLYSVGISAFILKMAKSEDNTTQLLVQGLSRFRVKDFIKTKPYLQARVEYIKDKEEKDKETDALTANIISLFARVVELSPGLPQEIAAMAKSIQESGTLADMVASLINATLEEKQKVLEIFDVKKRLKEVTRLLNYQVEVLELGNKIQSQVKGGMDKQQREYYLHQQLNAIREELGEKDETAVEIEEYKAKIKEKKLPEEARKEAEREINRLSRMHPSSAEYTVASTYLDWLTVLPWYESTTDNLDIKKARRILDEDHFGLKKPKKRIIEYLAVRKLKPESKGPILCFAGPPGTGKTSLGMSIAKALGRKFIRISLGGVRDEAEIRGHRRTYVGALPGRIIQGIRRAESNNPVFMLDEIDKLGSDFRGDPSSALLEVLDPEQNFSFTDHYLDVSFDLSKVMFITTANILEPIPPALRDRMEVLELLGYTQDEKIRIATRYLIPRQREAHGLKASQISFSKGVLQKIISGYTREAGLRNLEREIATICRGVATRIAEGEAESAKITVKDVAVYIGSVRFASEVSARTLTPGLAMGLAWTQAGGELLFVEATAMKGKKDLTLTGQLGDVMKESATTALSFVRSNAIPLGIAEDFFETQDIHIHIPAGAIPKDGPSAGVTMLTALVSLLTHKKIQKDLAMTGEITLRGQVLPVGGIKEKILAAHRAGIKTIIMPSWNKKDLEDIPEKVKNEIHFYFVDKMMDVLKIALEK; this is encoded by the coding sequence ATGACAGAGCAGCTACTGCATGACGGGATAGGAGCTAAAACTGTTCCGGAAGTTCTTCCTGTTTTGCCTTTAATTGATACAGCGCTTTTCCCTAAAATGGTTGTGCCTGTTATAGCCATGCAAAAGGAATCGGTGCAACTGGTGGATGAGGCAATGTCTAAAGATCGTATTATAGGGCTTATTATTGCTAAAGAAATGAAAATTAAATCCAGTTATACGCCTGATGATTTATATTCGGTAGGCATAAGCGCTTTTATACTTAAAATGGCAAAGTCCGAAGATAATACGACTCAATTACTTGTCCAGGGTTTAAGCAGGTTCAGGGTAAAGGATTTTATAAAAACAAAGCCCTATCTTCAGGCACGAGTGGAGTATATTAAGGATAAAGAAGAGAAAGACAAGGAAACTGATGCACTGACGGCAAATATTATTAGTCTGTTTGCCAGGGTGGTTGAGCTTTCTCCTGGTTTGCCGCAGGAAATCGCGGCAATGGCGAAGTCGATACAGGAATCCGGTACATTAGCAGATATGGTTGCTTCGCTTATTAACGCAACACTTGAAGAAAAACAAAAGGTTTTAGAAATTTTTGATGTTAAAAAACGATTAAAAGAGGTTACAAGGCTTTTAAATTACCAGGTAGAGGTTTTAGAATTAGGGAACAAGATACAGTCTCAGGTGAAGGGAGGCATGGATAAGCAGCAGAGGGAGTATTATCTGCATCAGCAACTTAATGCTATCAGGGAAGAATTAGGTGAAAAGGATGAAACCGCTGTTGAAATTGAAGAATACAAGGCAAAAATAAAGGAGAAAAAGCTTCCCGAAGAGGCCCGCAAAGAGGCTGAACGGGAAATCAACCGCCTGTCCCGCATGCACCCGTCTTCTGCCGAATATACTGTAGCGTCGACCTATCTTGACTGGTTGACCGTTCTTCCCTGGTATGAAAGCACCACGGACAACCTTGATATAAAAAAGGCAAGAAGGATATTAGATGAAGACCATTTCGGACTCAAGAAACCAAAAAAGCGTATTATAGAATATCTTGCCGTTCGCAAGTTAAAGCCTGAATCAAAGGGGCCGATACTGTGCTTTGCCGGTCCTCCGGGAACCGGCAAGACATCCCTGGGAATGTCAATAGCAAAGGCTTTGGGACGAAAATTTATCCGCATTTCATTAGGTGGCGTCAGAGACGAGGCTGAGATCAGGGGGCATCGGCGAACTTATGTCGGCGCGCTTCCCGGCCGGATAATTCAGGGCATAAGACGCGCTGAATCAAACAATCCTGTTTTTATGCTGGATGAAATAGACAAGCTTGGGAGTGATTTTCGAGGAGATCCATCATCAGCCCTGCTGGAGGTTCTTGATCCGGAGCAGAATTTTTCCTTTACAGATCATTACCTGGACGTGTCGTTTGATCTGTCAAAGGTAATGTTTATTACCACCGCAAATATTCTTGAACCCATACCTCCTGCATTGAGGGACAGAATGGAGGTACTGGAACTTTTAGGTTATACACAGGACGAAAAGATTAGAATTGCGACACGGTATCTTATACCACGCCAGCGTGAAGCACATGGCCTTAAAGCCTCTCAGATATCCTTTTCAAAAGGGGTATTGCAGAAGATAATTTCAGGCTATACACGAGAGGCCGGCCTGAGAAATCTGGAGCGTGAAATCGCGACCATTTGCAGGGGGGTCGCGACAAGGATAGCTGAAGGCGAGGCGGAATCTGCGAAAATAACGGTTAAGGATGTTGCGGTTTATATCGGCTCTGTTCGATTTGCTTCGGAAGTCAGCGCAAGAACTTTAACCCCCGGTTTAGCCATGGGGCTTGCCTGGACACAGGCAGGTGGCGAACTTCTGTTTGTTGAAGCCACCGCAATGAAGGGCAAAAAGGATCTTACCTTAACCGGACAGTTAGGCGATGTGATGAAGGAATCCGCGACAACGGCTCTTAGTTTCGTACGTAGTAATGCCATTCCCCTTGGTATTGCCGAAGATTTTTTTGAAACTCAGGATATACATATTCATATACCGGCGGGAGCCATACCCAAAGACGGCCCTTCCGCGGGCGTTACCATGCTTACCGCCCTGGTTTCACTTCTTACGCATAAAAAGATTCAAAAGGATCTTGCCATGACCGGTGAAATAACCCTGAGAGGTCAGGTGCTGCCGGTTGGTGGCATAAAGGAAAAGATCCTTGCGGCTCATCGAGCAGGCATAAAAACAATTATTATGCCAAGCTGGAATAAGAAGGATTTAGAGGACATACCTGAAAAGGTTAAAAATGAAATCCATTTTTACTTTGTTGACAAAATGATGGATGTTTTGAAAATCGCGCTTGAGAAATAA
- a CDS encoding MerR family transcriptional regulator, whose amino-acid sequence MQENNLISIQEVSTLLNVPKPTLRFWEKELDGILVPLRTRGGQRRYSDEQISVIYEIKKLRNKGISLLEIKKKLSNGDRGDSSNSNRIDLLADRVAEVVKAEVNKFFNGET is encoded by the coding sequence ATGCAAGAAAACAACCTAATAAGTATTCAAGAAGTTAGTACACTCCTCAATGTGCCAAAACCTACCCTGCGTTTCTGGGAGAAAGAGCTGGATGGCATTCTTGTGCCCTTGAGAACCCGCGGGGGGCAGAGGCGCTATAGCGATGAACAAATCTCCGTAATTTATGAGATCAAAAAATTGAGAAATAAAGGGATAAGCCTGCTTGAGATTAAGAAAAAACTCAGTAATGGTGACAGAGGAGATAGCTCAAATTCAAACCGAATCGATCTTCTGGCGGACAGAGTAGCGGAGGTTGTGAAGGCGGAAGTTAATAAGTTTTTTAACGGGGAAACTTAA
- a CDS encoding septal ring lytic transglycosylase RlpA family protein — translation MIKKNSLYIFLTFFAGCGLLFSAFGCSKTKSPQRVAGYPKPYKVMGNWYQPIPHSQGFSQSGKASWYGEKFHGRKTANGETYNMYAMTAAHKTLPLGTCVRVKNLQNNKEIDVRINDRGPFVRGRIIDLSYTGAKKLGIVGPGTAPVQITALGIPSPSTAKKDSGPSYVPIDYYKGDFTVQIGAFVDRDNAERLKQKLDLTYKNVHVTTFNNGYETFYRVRAGRCSTLQKAIEYETFLIKEGFKGAFAIAE, via the coding sequence ATGATAAAAAAGAATAGCCTTTATATATTTTTAACTTTCTTTGCCGGCTGCGGCCTGTTGTTTTCTGCTTTTGGTTGCTCAAAGACAAAGTCTCCTCAGAGGGTTGCCGGATATCCAAAACCATATAAGGTCATGGGTAACTGGTACCAGCCTATTCCTCATTCTCAAGGTTTCAGCCAGAGCGGAAAGGCATCATGGTATGGCGAAAAGTTCCACGGAAGGAAGACCGCAAACGGAGAGACGTATAATATGTATGCAATGACGGCAGCGCATAAAACCCTGCCGCTTGGCACCTGTGTAAGGGTGAAAAATCTTCAAAACAACAAAGAGATTGATGTAAGGATTAATGATCGAGGGCCGTTTGTCCGCGGCAGAATAATAGATCTTTCCTATACCGGGGCAAAAAAGCTGGGCATTGTCGGCCCGGGCACAGCGCCGGTTCAAATAACAGCGCTTGGAATCCCTTCTCCATCAACGGCAAAAAAGGATTCCGGCCCATCCTATGTTCCAATAGATTACTATAAAGGGGACTTTACCGTTCAAATAGGGGCATTTGTTGATCGCGACAATGCTGAGAGATTAAAGCAAAAACTTGATTTAACATATAAGAATGTTCATGTTACTACCTTTAACAATGGATATGAAACATTTTACAGAGTGCGTGCGGGCCGATGCTCAACTTTGCAAAAGGCAATAGAGTATGAAACCTTCCTGATAAAAGAGGGATTTAAAGGGGCTTTTGCAATTGCAGAGTAG
- the gmhB gene encoding D-glycero-beta-D-manno-heptose 1,7-bisphosphate 7-phosphatase, which yields MQRVVFLDRDGVINRDSPDYIKTWEEFEFLPQSIEAIRLLNSNGFATIIITNQSAINRNMISRDGLEHIHALMKKAIKSGGGEIKDIFFCPHTPEEGCDCRKPEPGLIYQAQKKYQIDLAASIMVGDNAKDIECARRAGCGLSVLVKSENFLNAERLLSERKIFPDYTASNLYDAAIWISSLSL from the coding sequence ATGCAAAGGGTTGTTTTTCTTGACAGAGACGGTGTTATAAACAGGGATTCGCCGGACTACATAAAAACCTGGGAGGAATTTGAGTTTCTTCCCCAAAGTATTGAAGCGATAAGGCTTTTAAATTCAAATGGATTTGCCACTATAATTATTACAAACCAGTCTGCAATAAATCGCAACATGATATCAAGGGATGGGCTTGAGCATATTCATGCCCTGATGAAAAAAGCGATTAAATCAGGGGGCGGCGAGATAAAGGATATTTTCTTTTGCCCGCATACTCCTGAAGAAGGATGCGATTGCCGCAAGCCTGAACCAGGATTGATATACCAGGCGCAAAAAAAATACCAAATCGATCTTGCAGCTTCAATAATGGTGGGCGACAATGCAAAGGATATTGAGTGCGCGCGCAGGGCAGGTTGCGGGTTGAGTGTTCTGGTAAAGAGCGAAAACTTTTTAAATGCTGAAAGGCTCCTGTCGGAAAGGAAAATTTTTCCTGATTATACAGCTTCTAATCTCTATGATGCTGCGATCTGGATAAGCAGCCTTTCCTTATGA
- a CDS encoding Hsp20/alpha crystallin family protein yields MDYIKIKFSKGPDRLNSDTGKCIEGMFRSMSPLFALSEGVWKPQMDIYETDEEIIIIAEIAGVDKENLGVEINTRAAKIYGNRSEIPRVKNSTYRLAEIQYGRFERILFLPVPIDVDKVIATYSNGLLQIRLAKLPADRTHRIPISGG; encoded by the coding sequence ATGGATTATATTAAAATAAAATTCAGCAAGGGACCTGATCGCTTAAATTCAGACACAGGAAAATGTATTGAGGGTATGTTTCGATCAATGAGTCCGCTCTTCGCTCTTTCCGAAGGGGTGTGGAAGCCTCAGATGGATATATATGAAACAGATGAAGAAATAATTATTATAGCCGAAATTGCAGGTGTGGACAAAGAGAATCTGGGCGTGGAAATCAACACCAGGGCAGCCAAAATTTATGGCAACCGCTCTGAAATACCCAGAGTTAAAAATTCAACATACAGACTGGCAGAGATCCAGTATGGCAGATTTGAGCGAATATTGTTTCTTCCGGTTCCTATTGATGTTGATAAGGTAATTGCAACATATTCAAATGGTTTGCTTCAGATCAGGCTTGCTAAATTGCCGGCTGATAGAACGCACAGGATACCGATTTCAGGTGGATAG
- a CDS encoding ATP-dependent RecD-like DNA helicase: MITLQGHLERITYYNEENHYTVARLKTDKDQTSVTVIGFMPAVSPGETLKIKGRWETHPKYGRQLKVESFEVVLPSSADEIKKYLESGFIKGIGPKIVAAIINHYGDRTLEIIENNPEKLAEVKGIGKVKAAHIGNSWREQHVIRDIMRFLQENKIATSYTAKIFKEYGNDAVDIIQNDPYRIAGDISGIGFYIADSIAQNLGIPKDKPERINACIIHIIEQFVAQGDTFAHEEQILKRCENIFKIERSKTEDAMLALADAGELVIEKTAGAETGAVYLKSLHEAEKGISDRLKAVLSVPIPPLRIDSQQITQEVLRKLAIKLSSEQLDVLRECLSHRVIVITGGPGTGKTTLIRSINAVFELLGKRIILAAPTGRAARRLSEVTRREASTIHKILGYNFKDGFFDKNQDNPLDADAIIIDEASMVDVYLMFYLLKAISMHCVLILVGDTFQLPSVGPGNVLADIINSKIIKTFELKKIFRQAQESPIIMNAHRVREGKMPDLTKDYISENLSEFYFIEQNNPDRAVKTIVELCTKRIPKVFNFDCINDIQVLTPMHKGEAGTANLNKALQKALNPGSARKGGRFNIDDKVMHLKNNYQKEVFNGDIGTVTSIDTANSRLSVDYYGRIVAYDFAETEELSLAYAITVHKSQGSEYPAVIVPIMTRHFALLQRNLLYTAITRGKKLVILVGSKKAIDIALKNDRSGNRLSGLANRLSETGK, from the coding sequence ATGATAACTCTCCAGGGACATCTTGAAAGAATTACCTACTATAATGAAGAAAACCATTATACTGTCGCGCGATTAAAGACAGACAAAGATCAAACATCTGTAACCGTTATAGGGTTCATGCCGGCTGTCAGCCCTGGCGAAACTCTTAAAATAAAAGGCAGATGGGAGACACACCCAAAATATGGCCGGCAATTAAAGGTCGAGTCATTTGAAGTTGTCCTTCCCTCAAGCGCTGATGAAATAAAAAAGTATCTTGAATCAGGTTTTATTAAGGGGATAGGCCCGAAAATTGTTGCGGCCATTATTAACCATTATGGAGATAGAACCCTTGAGATAATTGAAAACAATCCTGAAAAGCTCGCCGAGGTTAAAGGAATAGGCAAGGTAAAGGCAGCGCATATAGGCAATTCCTGGAGAGAGCAACATGTAATAAGAGATATTATGCGCTTTCTTCAGGAAAACAAAATTGCAACTTCATACACCGCAAAAATATTTAAAGAGTATGGAAATGATGCCGTTGATATCATCCAGAATGATCCTTACCGCATAGCCGGTGATATCTCTGGAATCGGCTTTTATATTGCCGACAGCATCGCTCAGAACCTGGGCATTCCAAAGGATAAGCCGGAAAGGATTAATGCATGTATTATTCACATCATAGAACAATTTGTCGCACAAGGGGATACTTTTGCCCATGAAGAGCAGATCCTTAAACGCTGCGAGAATATTTTTAAGATTGAGCGAAGTAAAACCGAAGATGCCATGCTTGCCCTTGCCGATGCAGGGGAACTGGTTATAGAAAAAACTGCGGGCGCTGAGACCGGCGCTGTTTATCTAAAAAGCCTGCATGAGGCGGAAAAAGGTATCTCCGACAGATTAAAGGCTGTTTTATCTGTTCCAATTCCTCCTTTGCGTATAGATTCGCAGCAGATTACGCAGGAAGTATTGAGAAAACTTGCCATCAAACTTTCTTCCGAGCAGCTCGATGTTTTGCGGGAGTGTCTTTCTCACAGGGTTATCGTAATAACCGGAGGCCCTGGAACAGGCAAAACAACACTTATCAGATCTATTAATGCCGTCTTTGAACTTCTTGGAAAGAGAATCATTCTTGCGGCCCCGACCGGACGGGCGGCCAGGCGTCTTTCAGAGGTTACCCGCAGGGAGGCAAGCACCATCCACAAAATTCTGGGATATAATTTCAAGGATGGTTTTTTTGATAAAAATCAGGATAATCCGCTTGACGCAGATGCGATAATCATTGATGAGGCCTCGATGGTGGATGTATATTTAATGTTTTATCTGCTTAAGGCAATTTCCATGCACTGTGTATTAATACTGGTCGGAGATACTTTCCAGCTTCCATCGGTCGGCCCTGGAAATGTTCTTGCCGATATTATCAATTCAAAAATAATAAAAACTTTTGAGCTGAAGAAGATTTTCAGGCAGGCTCAGGAGAGCCCCATTATTATGAATGCACACAGAGTCCGTGAAGGGAAGATGCCTGACCTCACAAAGGATTATATATCTGAAAACCTGTCTGAGTTTTACTTTATTGAGCAAAACAATCCGGACAGGGCTGTTAAAACAATAGTTGAACTATGCACCAAAAGAATTCCAAAGGTTTTCAATTTTGATTGTATAAATGATATTCAGGTATTAACCCCGATGCACAAGGGAGAGGCAGGCACCGCCAACCTGAACAAGGCGCTTCAAAAGGCTTTAAACCCAGGCTCTGCGCGTAAAGGCGGTCGTTTTAATATAGATGACAAAGTCATGCATTTGAAAAACAATTATCAAAAAGAGGTTTTTAACGGTGATATTGGAACGGTTACCTCCATTGATACGGCAAACAGCCGGCTTTCCGTGGATTACTACGGCAGGATAGTTGCCTATGATTTTGCGGAAACAGAGGAGCTTTCACTGGCGTATGCTATAACCGTGCATAAGTCACAGGGGTCGGAGTATCCCGCGGTGATCGTGCCGATAATGACCCGGCATTTTGCTTTGCTCCAGAGGAATCTGCTGTATACGGCAATAACAAGGGGCAAAAAACTGGTAATACTTGTGGGCTCAAAAAAAGCCATAGATATTGCATTGAAAAACGACAGATCAGGAAATCGTCTTTCAGGGCTGGCAAACAGGCTGTCTGAAACCGGAAAGTAG
- a CDS encoding MFS transporter encodes MIGRRNSSRKFVIGSQYFIYFGVMGIFLPYFNLYCFHIGFSGFQISALSALRTIAIILFPLFWGAMADRFHIRKPIYILCNFISTAIWAFFIFTADFWPMFVLTIFYGIFYAPIISLLEAFTIDVLGKEKKSYGSLRVWGSIAFITVVIILGKIIDLYSIKIIIILIFAGSLAQAFISTKIPDIVTFKKQAYTSNAKVLLKKPVIVFLFCAFLMLASHGAYYTFFSIHLANMGYSSTFIGIAWALASFSEIIVMIKSDIIFKRYSMENVLVFSFAVATLRWLILFFAESPLIILLSQTLHAITYGSFHVASILYIDSLTPDKAKTLGQAANNAVTYGLGMTIGFLISGWLYESMGSFAMFLVSAFIALVGGAVFKGSQMMPWQLKKS; translated from the coding sequence ATGATCGGCAGGCGCAACTCTTCACGTAAATTCGTTATTGGCTCACAGTACTTTATATACTTTGGCGTAATGGGCATTTTTTTGCCCTATTTTAATCTATACTGTTTTCACATCGGTTTCAGCGGTTTTCAAATAAGTGCTCTATCAGCCTTAAGAACAATAGCTATTATCTTATTCCCCTTGTTCTGGGGAGCCATGGCAGATCGCTTCCACATCAGGAAACCGATATATATATTATGTAATTTTATCAGCACTGCAATATGGGCATTTTTCATATTTACTGCCGACTTTTGGCCGATGTTTGTCCTTACCATCTTTTACGGTATTTTTTATGCTCCCATTATCTCCCTCCTTGAAGCATTTACAATCGATGTATTAGGCAAAGAAAAAAAAAGCTACGGCTCATTAAGAGTCTGGGGCTCAATAGCCTTTATAACGGTTGTCATAATTTTAGGCAAAATAATCGATCTGTATTCCATAAAAATAATTATTATACTTATTTTCGCAGGGTCTCTGGCCCAGGCTTTTATTTCCACGAAAATTCCGGATATCGTCACTTTTAAAAAGCAGGCTTATACTTCCAACGCAAAGGTTCTTCTTAAAAAACCGGTTATTGTCTTTCTTTTTTGCGCTTTTTTAATGTTGGCAAGCCACGGAGCCTACTATACCTTTTTTTCCATTCACCTTGCAAATATGGGGTATAGCAGCACATTTATCGGAATTGCCTGGGCCCTGGCATCATTTTCGGAAATCATTGTAATGATAAAATCGGACATAATATTCAAACGCTACTCAATGGAAAATGTCCTGGTGTTTTCATTTGCTGTGGCAACTTTAAGATGGCTGATACTTTTTTTCGCAGAATCTCCGTTAATAATCCTGCTTTCACAGACTCTTCATGCAATAACTTACGGATCATTTCATGTTGCAAGCATACTCTATATAGATTCGCTGACTCCGGATAAAGCCAAAACCCTGGGACAGGCCGCAAATAATGCCGTAACTTACGGGCTCGGCATGACAATAGGATTTTTAATCAGCGGCTGGTTGTATGAAAGCATGGGTTCATTTGCCATGTTTCTTGTCAGCGCTTTTATTGCGCTTGTGGGCGGAGCTGTATTTAAAGGATCGCAGATGATGCCGTGGCAACTTAAAAAATCGTAA